CAAGCTTGTTTGCCACGTGATATAATCCCTTGTTATGAGAATTGCAATTGGCTCTGACCACGCAGGATATTGGCTAAAAGAGGAATTAGTTCGCTTCCTTACCGAACAACACCTAGAGTTTAAAGACTTTGGCACATACAGCGCTGACCGCGTGGATTACCCCGATATCGGCTTGCAGGTTGCAGAGGCTGTCGCAAAAGGTGAGTTCGACCGGGGTATACTTGTGTGTGGATCGGGTATAGGTATGTGCATAGTTGCGAACAAGGTTCCCGGGATACGCGCAGCCGCATGCAGCGACCTATACAGCGCAATGGT
The sequence above is a segment of the Armatimonadota bacterium genome. Coding sequences within it:
- a CDS encoding RpiB/LacA/LacB family sugar-phosphate isomerase, translated to MRIAIGSDHAGYWLKEELVRFLTEQHLEFKDFGTYSADRVDYPDIGLQVAEAVAKGEFDRGILVCGSGIGMCIVANKVPGIRAAACSDLYSAMV